In Sulfurovum riftiae, one DNA window encodes the following:
- a CDS encoding EAL domain-containing protein: MKSMKFFILFAVLLFVVLSYRTYEQYKEISETQKLIVLHESRSLAEFISAFRQTYQDIFLREHIAITDTSLNLLPVKTLTEISERFASRLKGDVVIRTVSDRPRNPVNKVDRFEAEMIGYFKQHPEKEYRFMEKQGTYSYIKPIYIEKSCLRCHGKREDAIPSIRKRYDKAYDYKLGEIRGVMHIKIKDRDLFAGLYNDFLSALLSAIFFYLLLLVIIYLLIKRIRLKEEEYLQKLEEDIEKKTHEINKQKETFETLFEKSSDGILIVDGGKFIECNEKMVEILDYPSKEALLEMQASSLVPKFQPDGSNSYEKSKEMIALAEKYKVHQFECVYLRANGEEFLAEVTLTPIVLGERNVTHTVVRDISDKKRAQQELLRQKNILHHQAHHDALTGLPNRTLFADRLEHGIELAERHAKKLALFFIDLDNFKQINDSLGHHIGDRVLMVVAERLKAKIRKEDTLARLGGDEFTIIIENLDDERQLASFAEKIQEVLSQPIHIEGHTLYTSCSIGISFYPEDAKNANDLVKYADAAMYKAKEEGRDNYQFYSAEMTALAFERVVMESSLRQAIKNEEFVLYYQPQVNAKSSKMTGMEALIRWEHPRLGLMLPDKFIPLAEETGLIIGIDRWVMRTAMTQIKAWYSAGLNPGVLALNLSMRQLMDESFMEILHECLETIGFEPEWLELEVTESQMMKKPDDAIVRLEQIKAMGINIAIDDFGTGYSSLSYLKRLPVSKLKIDQAFIHGIPEDKGSAAIVKATIALARSLGLKLIAEGVENEVQKTFLVEHGCIIMQGYYYGRPMPAEQIEKKCFDIC; encoded by the coding sequence ATGAAAAGTATGAAGTTCTTCATTCTCTTCGCAGTACTGCTGTTCGTTGTACTCTCTTACCGTACCTATGAGCAGTACAAAGAGATCAGTGAGACACAGAAACTCATTGTCCTGCATGAGAGCAGATCGCTTGCCGAATTCATCTCTGCCTTCCGCCAGACCTATCAGGATATCTTCCTCCGTGAACATATAGCCATTACCGATACGAGTCTGAACCTGCTTCCGGTCAAAACACTTACAGAGATCAGTGAACGTTTTGCCTCAAGGCTCAAAGGGGATGTCGTTATACGTACGGTCTCGGACCGTCCCCGCAATCCGGTCAATAAAGTGGACCGTTTTGAAGCAGAGATGATCGGCTATTTCAAGCAGCACCCCGAAAAAGAATACAGGTTCATGGAGAAGCAGGGGACCTACAGCTATATCAAACCGATCTATATCGAAAAAAGCTGTTTGCGCTGCCACGGCAAAAGAGAAGATGCGATCCCGAGCATCCGAAAAAGATATGACAAAGCGTATGACTACAAACTGGGTGAAATACGTGGTGTCATGCATATCAAGATCAAGGACCGTGATCTCTTTGCCGGACTTTACAATGATTTCCTGAGCGCACTGCTGAGTGCGATATTCTTCTATCTTTTGCTGCTTGTGATCATCTATCTGCTGATAAAGCGTATACGCCTCAAAGAGGAAGAGTACCTTCAGAAGCTTGAAGAGGATATCGAAAAAAAGACCCATGAGATCAACAAACAGAAAGAGACGTTCGAGACCCTGTTCGAGAAGTCATCTGACGGTATTCTGATCGTGGATGGAGGGAAGTTTATCGAGTGTAACGAGAAGATGGTCGAAATACTGGACTACCCTTCGAAAGAAGCACTTTTGGAGATGCAGGCATCTTCTCTGGTACCCAAATTCCAGCCTGACGGCAGCAACTCCTATGAAAAATCGAAAGAGATGATAGCTTTGGCGGAGAAGTACAAGGTCCATCAGTTCGAATGTGTCTATCTTCGTGCCAACGGGGAAGAGTTCCTTGCGGAAGTGACACTGACGCCTATCGTGCTGGGTGAACGGAATGTAACGCATACCGTAGTGCGCGATATCTCCGATAAGAAGAGGGCACAGCAGGAACTGCTGCGTCAGAAGAATATCCTGCACCACCAGGCACACCATGATGCCCTGACAGGATTGCCGAACCGTACGCTCTTTGCAGACCGTCTTGAACACGGTATAGAACTGGCGGAACGACATGCAAAGAAACTGGCGCTCTTCTTCATCGATCTGGACAACTTCAAACAGATCAATGACTCCCTGGGGCATCACATTGGAGACAGGGTTTTGATGGTCGTGGCAGAGCGCCTGAAAGCCAAGATCCGCAAAGAAGATACACTCGCACGTCTCGGTGGGGATGAATTCACCATCATCATCGAGAATCTGGACGATGAGCGACAGTTGGCGTCCTTTGCCGAAAAGATACAGGAAGTCCTCTCACAGCCTATCCATATAGAAGGGCATACCCTCTATACCTCCTGCAGTATCGGTATCTCATTCTATCCTGAGGATGCCAAAAATGCCAATGATCTTGTCAAATACGCGGATGCAGCGATGTACAAAGCCAAGGAAGAGGGACGTGACAATTATCAGTTCTATTCTGCAGAGATGACAGCTTTGGCCTTTGAACGTGTGGTCATGGAGTCAAGCCTGCGTCAAGCCATAAAGAATGAAGAGTTCGTACTCTACTATCAGCCGCAGGTCAATGCCAAGAGCAGCAAAATGACAGGGATGGAAGCCCTGATACGCTGGGAACATCCCCGTCTTGGCCTGATGCTGCCGGACAAGTTCATTCCCCTGGCGGAAGAGACCGGCCTGATCATCGGGATAGACAGGTGGGTCATGCGAACGGCAATGACACAGATAAAGGCGTGGTACAGTGCCGGTCTAAATCCGGGGGTCCTTGCCCTGAACCTCTCCATGCGGCAGCTGATGGATGAGAGCTTCATGGAGATCCTGCATGAATGTCTCGAGACCATCGGTTTTGAGCCGGAGTGGCTGGAGCTGGAAGTCACAGAGAGCCAAATGATGAAAAAGCCCGATGATGCAATCGTGAGGCTTGAGCAGATCAAAGCCATGGGTATCAATATAGCCATCGATGATTTTGGAACAGGGTACTCTTCTCTCAGTTACCTGAAACGCCTGCCTGTGAGCAAACTCAAGATAGACCAGGCATTCATTCACGGTATTCCCGAAGACAAGGGGAGTGCTGCGATCGTCAAGGCGACGATCGCACTGGCAAGGAGCCTTGGTCTCAAGCTGATCGCGGAGGGTGTGGAGAATGAAGTACAGAAAACCTTTCTTGTCGAACACGGCTG
- the thiI gene encoding tRNA uracil 4-sulfurtransferase ThiI, whose amino-acid sequence MAETNVKTQKFILKLFPEIMVKGSSAKKQMVQQLYSNLQHLLGAIDENIAIRKFSDKIEVVTPVTALEEVRNTLLHTPGIEQVLEALQIDNMDSLEKIKEKVCEIAAPTIEGKSFVVRAKRTGSHPFNSSEMERVIGGYTLAHSNAAGVDLHEPEETVRIELINNQLNIITDKHIGLGGFPIGTQGDVLSLMSGGFDSTVASYLTMKRGIKTHFIFFNLGGAAHEIGVKQVSLYLWSRYGASHPVKFISVPFDAVVEEIFRSTAETYMGVTLKRLMLMAAEKIANDMDIDALVTGESVAQVSSQTLRNLALIDQVTNKLVLRPLATFNKPDIIDIATKIGTRYFAENMPEYCGVISKNPIIHGSYKRMEKEAKRFDYTVLEKAVEDAVSIDVRDIVNDVNKTASVEVVHDLSSGDYTVIDIRADSPCIQTECESIQIPFHKLKTEFKKLPQDREYLLYCDKGIMSQLHAQYLRDSEKRENVRVYRP is encoded by the coding sequence GTGGCAGAAACAAACGTCAAAACACAAAAATTCATTCTCAAACTCTTTCCGGAGATCATGGTCAAAGGCTCATCGGCAAAAAAACAGATGGTACAGCAGCTCTACAGCAACCTGCAGCATCTTCTGGGTGCCATCGATGAAAATATCGCCATTAGAAAATTCTCTGACAAGATCGAAGTGGTCACACCGGTCACAGCACTTGAAGAGGTACGGAACACCCTGCTGCATACCCCAGGTATTGAACAGGTCCTCGAAGCCCTGCAGATAGACAATATGGACAGCCTTGAGAAGATCAAAGAGAAGGTCTGCGAGATCGCCGCACCGACCATAGAAGGCAAAAGCTTCGTAGTACGTGCCAAACGTACCGGCAGCCACCCCTTCAACTCTTCTGAGATGGAACGTGTCATCGGCGGCTACACGCTGGCTCACAGCAATGCCGCCGGAGTGGATCTGCATGAGCCTGAAGAGACGGTGCGCATCGAGCTCATCAACAACCAGCTGAATATCATTACCGACAAACATATAGGGCTGGGCGGTTTTCCCATCGGTACACAGGGAGATGTCCTCTCCTTGATGTCCGGAGGTTTCGACTCCACTGTGGCAAGCTACCTGACCATGAAGCGTGGCATCAAGACACACTTCATCTTCTTCAATCTCGGCGGTGCGGCACATGAGATAGGCGTAAAGCAGGTCTCTCTGTATCTCTGGAGCCGTTACGGCGCTTCCCACCCTGTCAAATTCATCTCCGTCCCTTTCGATGCAGTAGTTGAAGAGATCTTTCGCTCCACGGCCGAGACCTATATGGGTGTCACACTCAAACGTCTCATGCTGATGGCAGCAGAGAAGATCGCAAATGATATGGACATCGATGCACTGGTCACGGGAGAAAGTGTCGCCCAGGTCTCCAGCCAGACTCTGCGCAACCTTGCCCTCATCGACCAGGTCACCAACAAACTTGTACTCCGCCCCCTTGCCACCTTCAACAAACCCGATATCATCGACATCGCCACCAAAATAGGCACACGCTACTTTGCCGAGAATATGCCCGAATACTGCGGTGTCATCTCGAAGAATCCCATCATCCACGGCTCATACAAACGTATGGAAAAAGAAGCGAAGCGCTTTGACTACACTGTGCTGGAGAAAGCGGTAGAAGATGCCGTCAGCATCGATGTGCGCGACATCGTAAACGATGTCAACAAGACAGCATCGGTCGAAGTGGTGCATGATCTCTCAAGCGGAGACTATACCGTCATAGACATACGTGCCGACTCCCCCTGTATACAGACGGAGTGTGAAAGCATACAGATCCCTTTCCACAAACTCAAAACAGAGTTCAAAAAACTCCCGCAGGACAGAGAATACCTGCTCTACTGCGACAAGGGCATTATGAGCCAGCTGCATGCACAGTATCTGAGAGATTCCGAAAAGCGGGAGAATGTACGGGTCTATAGGCCGTAG
- the sufB gene encoding Fe-S cluster assembly protein SufB, translated as MAQEEVNKAVSGEYKLGFEIDIETDVVPPGLNEDTIRFISKKKEEPEWMLELRLKALKKWLTMEEPHWAHLDYEPIDYQSISYYAAPKQGIDSLDEVDPKILAAYEKLGIPLEEQKQLAGVKVAVDAVVDSVSVKTTYSEELQKHGVIFCSISEAIRDYPELIQKYMFSVVPMADNYFAALNSAVFTDGTFVYIPKGVRCPMELSTYFRINALNTGQFERTLIVADEGSYVSYNEGCSAPTRDEHQLHAAVVELITMKDAEIKYSTIQNWFPGDEDGKGGIYNFVTKRGICKGDNSKISWTQVETGSAITWKYPSCILKGDNTVGEFYSVAVTTLAQQADTGTKMIHLGKNTSSTIISKGISAMKGQNTYRGLVKIGADATGARNYSECDSLLIGDRCGAHTFPYLESKDTQGQIEHEATTSKISDEQLFYLRQRGINEEDAVSMIVHGFCKEVFSQLPMEYAVEAKALLELTLEGSVG; from the coding sequence ATGGCACAAGAAGAAGTAAACAAAGCCGTATCGGGTGAGTACAAACTCGGTTTCGAGATAGACATCGAGACCGATGTCGTACCCCCAGGCCTGAACGAAGATACCATCCGCTTCATCTCGAAGAAGAAAGAGGAGCCTGAATGGATGCTCGAGCTCAGGCTCAAGGCCCTGAAAAAGTGGCTGACGATGGAGGAGCCCCACTGGGCACACCTCGACTATGAACCCATTGACTACCAGTCCATCTCCTACTATGCCGCACCCAAACAGGGGATAGACAGCCTCGATGAAGTCGACCCGAAAATTCTGGCTGCCTATGAGAAACTGGGTATCCCCCTCGAAGAGCAGAAACAGCTTGCCGGAGTGAAAGTGGCCGTCGATGCCGTAGTAGACTCTGTCTCCGTCAAGACCACCTACTCCGAAGAGCTTCAGAAACACGGGGTGATCTTCTGCTCCATCTCCGAAGCCATTCGTGACTATCCCGAACTCATTCAGAAGTACATGTTCTCCGTTGTTCCCATGGCGGACAACTACTTTGCAGCCCTCAACTCCGCAGTTTTCACCGACGGCACATTCGTCTACATCCCCAAAGGGGTACGATGCCCGATGGAGCTGAGCACCTATTTCCGTATCAATGCGCTCAACACGGGACAGTTCGAGCGTACGCTCATCGTAGCGGACGAAGGTTCCTACGTGAGCTACAACGAAGGGTGTTCCGCACCGACAAGAGATGAGCATCAGCTTCACGCTGCCGTGGTCGAACTCATTACCATGAAAGATGCCGAGATCAAGTACTCCACCATCCAGAACTGGTTCCCGGGTGACGAGGACGGCAAAGGCGGTATCTACAACTTCGTAACGAAGCGCGGTATCTGCAAGGGTGACAACTCGAAGATCTCCTGGACTCAGGTAGAGACAGGTTCTGCCATTACATGGAAATACCCGAGCTGCATTCTTAAAGGCGACAACACGGTGGGCGAATTCTACTCTGTAGCCGTCACCACCCTCGCCCAGCAGGCTGATACGGGTACCAAGATGATACACCTGGGAAAGAACACCTCTTCGACCATTATCTCCAAAGGTATCTCTGCCATGAAAGGCCAGAATACCTATCGCGGACTGGTGAAGATCGGCGCCGATGCCACAGGTGCACGGAACTACTCCGAGTGTGACTCACTGCTCATCGGCGACAGATGCGGGGCACACACCTTCCCCTACCTCGAAAGCAAGGACACACAGGGACAGATAGAACATGAGGCGACCACCTCGAAGATCAGCGACGAGCAGCTCTTCTACCTCAGACAGAGAGGGATCAACGAAGAGGATGCCGTCAGTATGATCGTACACGGATTCTGTAAAGAGGTATTTTCACAGCTCCCTATGGAGTATGCAGTGGAAGCAAAAGCATTATTGGAATTAACATTGGAAGGAAGCGTAGGATGA